One part of the Lapillicoccus jejuensis genome encodes these proteins:
- the thrC gene encoding threonine synthase, whose protein sequence is MVQQWRGVIREYADRLPMLDGAPVVTLREGGTPLIPAEHLSELVGAQVHLKYEGLNPTCSFKDRGMTTAMSMAVKHGAKAVICASTGNTSASAAAYATKAGLTCAVLVPDGKIAMGKLSQAIAHGATLLQVDGNFDDCLTLARKLAEAYPVELVNSVNPARIEGQKTAAFEVVDALGDAPDVHCLPVGNAGNITAYWRGYREYHRSSEQPGPATKVPVMWGFQAAGAAPLVVGHPVDEPETIATAIRIGNPASWDGAVEARDTSGGRIDAVTDEQILHAHRLLSAREGVFVEPASAASVAGLLAAADAGLVPSGATIVCTVTGHGLKDPQWALRGADGSDVTPQRVPVDAVTVATALGLQ, encoded by the coding sequence ATGGTCCAGCAGTGGCGCGGGGTCATCCGCGAGTACGCCGACCGGCTACCGATGCTCGACGGCGCGCCGGTCGTCACGCTGCGCGAGGGCGGGACGCCGCTCATCCCGGCCGAGCACCTCTCCGAGCTCGTCGGCGCGCAGGTCCACCTCAAGTACGAGGGCCTCAACCCCACCTGCTCGTTCAAGGACCGGGGCATGACGACGGCGATGTCGATGGCGGTCAAGCACGGCGCCAAGGCCGTCATCTGCGCCTCGACCGGCAACACGAGCGCCAGCGCGGCGGCCTACGCCACCAAGGCGGGCCTGACCTGCGCCGTCCTCGTGCCCGACGGCAAGATCGCCATGGGCAAGCTCAGCCAGGCCATCGCCCACGGCGCGACCCTGCTGCAGGTCGACGGCAACTTCGACGACTGCCTCACCCTCGCCCGCAAGCTCGCCGAGGCCTACCCGGTCGAGCTCGTCAACTCGGTCAACCCGGCCCGCATCGAGGGGCAGAAGACGGCCGCCTTCGAGGTCGTCGACGCGCTCGGCGACGCCCCGGACGTGCACTGCCTGCCGGTCGGCAACGCCGGCAACATCACCGCCTACTGGCGGGGCTACCGCGAGTACCACCGCTCGTCCGAGCAGCCCGGCCCGGCGACGAAGGTCCCGGTCATGTGGGGCTTCCAGGCCGCCGGCGCGGCCCCGCTCGTCGTCGGCCACCCGGTCGACGAGCCGGAGACGATCGCCACCGCCATCCGGATCGGCAACCCCGCCTCGTGGGACGGCGCCGTCGAGGCCCGCGACACCTCGGGCGGTCGGATCGACGCCGTCACCGACGAGCAGATCCTGCACGCCCACCGGCTGCTCTCGGCCCGCGAGGGCGTCTTCGTCGAGCCGGCCTCGGCCGCCTCGGTCGCCGGGCTGCTCGCCGCCGCCGACGCCGGGCTCGTCCCGTCCGGGGCCACCATCGTCTGCACCGTCACCGGTCACGGCCTCAAGGACCCGCAGTGGGCGCTGCGCGGCGCCGACGGCTCCGACGTCACGCCGCAGCGCGTGCCGGTCGACGCGGTGACCGTCGCCACCGCCCTCGGCCTGCAGTGA
- a CDS encoding homoserine dehydrogenase gives MTGTPSSAPLRVALLGCGVVGSSVARLLTEHGDDFAARVGRPLEVVGIAVRRPGRDRSASGVDPDLFTTDAAGLVTRADIVVEVIGGIEPARGLILSAMAHGASVVTANKALLAEDGPTLYAAAQEHEVDLYYEAAVAGAIPLLRPLRESLAGDDVRKVIGIVNGTTNYVLDKMDTTGAGFDDAVAQAQALGYAEADPTADVEGFDAAAKAAILASLAFHTRVSGEHVHREGISDVTAADVAAAREMDCVVKLLAICEKVDGEDGAPGVSVRVHPAMIPRSHPLAGVREAFNAVFVDADAAGQLMFYGKGAGGDPTASAILGDVVAVARHRVGGGRGPGESTYADLPILTMGQALTRYHLSLDVHDRPGVLAQVATAFADHGVSIETVRQQTEDGPGERGASLVVVTHTATDAALSATVDALAALPVVRSVRSVMRVEGE, from the coding sequence GTGACCGGCACCCCCAGCAGCGCCCCGCTGCGCGTCGCCCTGCTGGGCTGCGGCGTCGTGGGCTCCTCCGTCGCGCGCCTGCTCACCGAGCACGGCGACGACTTCGCCGCCCGGGTGGGCCGACCGCTCGAGGTCGTCGGGATCGCCGTACGGCGCCCCGGACGGGACCGCAGCGCGAGCGGCGTCGACCCCGACCTCTTCACGACCGACGCGGCCGGGCTCGTCACCCGCGCCGACATCGTCGTCGAGGTCATCGGCGGGATCGAGCCGGCCCGCGGCCTCATCCTCTCCGCGATGGCGCACGGCGCCTCGGTCGTCACGGCCAACAAGGCGCTGCTCGCCGAGGACGGCCCGACGCTCTACGCCGCCGCGCAGGAGCACGAGGTCGACCTCTACTACGAGGCCGCCGTGGCCGGCGCCATCCCGCTGCTGCGCCCGCTGCGCGAGAGCCTCGCCGGCGACGACGTCCGCAAGGTCATCGGCATCGTCAACGGCACGACGAACTACGTCCTCGACAAGATGGACACGACGGGGGCGGGCTTCGACGACGCCGTCGCGCAGGCCCAGGCGCTCGGCTACGCCGAGGCCGACCCGACCGCCGACGTCGAGGGCTTCGACGCGGCCGCCAAGGCCGCGATCCTCGCCTCGCTCGCCTTCCACACCCGCGTCTCCGGCGAGCACGTGCACCGCGAGGGGATCAGCGACGTCACCGCCGCCGACGTCGCCGCCGCGCGCGAGATGGACTGCGTCGTCAAGCTGCTCGCGATCTGCGAGAAGGTCGACGGCGAGGACGGCGCTCCCGGCGTCAGCGTGCGGGTGCACCCGGCGATGATCCCGCGCTCGCACCCGCTGGCCGGGGTCCGCGAGGCGTTCAACGCCGTCTTCGTCGACGCCGACGCCGCCGGGCAGCTGATGTTCTACGGCAAGGGCGCCGGCGGCGACCCGACCGCCTCGGCCATCCTCGGCGACGTCGTCGCGGTCGCCCGGCACCGGGTCGGCGGGGGCCGCGGCCCGGGCGAGAGCACGTACGCCGACCTGCCGATCCTCACGATGGGGCAGGCCCTCACCCGCTACCACCTCAGCCTCGACGTGCACGACCGCCCGGGCGTCCTGGCCCAGGTCGCCACGGCGTTCGCCGACCACGGCGTCTCCATCGAGACCGTGCGCCAGCAGACCGAGGACGGGCCGGGGGAGCGCGGCGCCTCGCTCGTCGTCGTCACCCACACCGCCACCGACGCGGCCCTGTCGGCCACCGTCGACGCGCTCGCCGCGCTGCCCGTCGTCCGGTCCGTGCGCTCCGTCATGCGCGTCGAGGGGGAGTGA
- the rho gene encoding transcription termination factor Rho has protein sequence MADTTAGSRGALSAMNVVDLKSLASRLGIRGTARMRKDDIVAAISAHQSGGSSAGDQAAAPSSAASSAASSAATSAPTSAPTSAPTSAPTSAPRRAEAGAGAPAPREQAEPREQATREERDEPTRVDRAQRDEHALLEENRRRAAAQAELARAEQARSEQPASEQPARATQREQREPAPQREQREAREQREPRQQPGQQPGQHSGQSGQQGGQQGGQQGGQQRDRQASHQQRDQQRDQQAHQQAQGAASQQAADDDERTGRRRNRQRNRDRKRRGTTTGQEYEPEVQVADDDVLVPVAGILDVLDNYAFVRTTGYLPGPSDVYVPLGLVKKHALRKGDAVTGAVKALREGEQPQSAGSTGRQKFNALVRLDSINGQNLDEARTRADFARLTPLYPQERLRLETDAATWTTRVVDLVAPVGKGSRLLVVAPPTTGRSSLLQTLASAVTTNNPECHVMVVLVDERPEEVTEMQRSVKGEVIASTFDRTAEDHTTIAELAVERAKRLVELGHDVVLLLDSLTALARAYNVAGATTGRILAGGLDAGALHPPKALFGAARKIENGGSLTIVATAVADTSSRLDEAVLEELRGTANAELHLARDLTDRRDVVPVDVNASGTRREEQLLGGEQLDAVWKLRRVLRTLEPEKALDLLLTRLRKSRSNAEFLRTVQSTSPSALGADA, from the coding sequence GTGGCAGACACCACCGCCGGTTCGCGCGGCGCGCTCAGCGCGATGAACGTCGTCGACCTCAAGTCGCTGGCCAGCCGGCTCGGCATCCGCGGCACCGCCCGGATGCGCAAGGACGACATCGTCGCCGCCATCTCGGCGCACCAGTCCGGTGGGTCGTCCGCGGGCGACCAGGCGGCCGCCCCCTCGTCCGCGGCCTCGTCCGCGGCCTCGTCCGCGGCCACGTCCGCCCCGACGTCCGCCCCGACGTCCGCCCCGACGTCCGCCCCGACGTCCGCCCCTCGCCGCGCGGAGGCCGGTGCCGGCGCGCCCGCCCCGCGCGAGCAGGCCGAGCCGCGCGAGCAGGCGACCCGCGAGGAGCGCGACGAGCCGACCCGCGTGGACCGCGCGCAGCGCGACGAGCACGCCCTGCTGGAGGAGAACCGCCGCCGGGCCGCCGCCCAGGCCGAGCTGGCCCGCGCCGAGCAGGCCCGGTCCGAGCAGCCCGCGTCGGAGCAGCCCGCCCGCGCAACCCAGCGCGAGCAGCGCGAGCCCGCACCCCAGCGGGAGCAGCGAGAGGCGCGGGAGCAGCGCGAGCCGCGGCAGCAGCCGGGCCAGCAGCCGGGCCAGCATTCGGGCCAGAGTGGCCAGCAGGGTGGCCAGCAGGGTGGCCAGCAGGGTGGCCAGCAGCGCGACCGCCAGGCGTCCCACCAGCAGCGTGACCAGCAGCGTGACCAGCAGGCCCACCAGCAGGCCCAGGGCGCCGCGTCCCAGCAGGCCGCCGACGACGACGAGCGCACGGGCCGGCGGCGCAACCGCCAGCGCAACCGCGACCGCAAGCGCCGCGGCACGACGACGGGGCAGGAGTACGAGCCCGAGGTCCAGGTCGCCGACGACGACGTCCTCGTCCCGGTCGCGGGGATCCTCGACGTCCTCGACAACTACGCCTTCGTGCGGACCACCGGCTACCTGCCGGGCCCGTCGGACGTCTACGTCCCGCTCGGCCTGGTCAAGAAGCACGCGCTGCGCAAGGGCGACGCCGTCACGGGCGCGGTCAAGGCGCTGCGCGAGGGCGAGCAGCCGCAGTCGGCCGGGAGCACCGGGCGGCAGAAGTTCAACGCGCTCGTGCGCCTCGACAGCATCAACGGGCAGAACCTCGACGAGGCGCGCACCCGCGCCGACTTCGCGCGCCTGACCCCGCTCTACCCGCAGGAGCGGCTGCGCCTCGAGACCGATGCGGCGACGTGGACGACCCGCGTGGTCGACCTCGTCGCGCCGGTCGGCAAGGGCAGCCGGCTGCTCGTCGTCGCGCCGCCGACCACCGGTCGCAGCTCGCTCCTGCAGACGCTGGCCAGCGCGGTGACGACGAACAACCCCGAGTGCCACGTCATGGTCGTCCTCGTCGACGAGCGCCCCGAGGAGGTCACCGAGATGCAGCGCTCGGTCAAGGGCGAGGTCATCGCCTCGACCTTCGACCGCACCGCCGAGGACCACACGACCATCGCCGAGCTCGCCGTCGAGCGGGCCAAGCGACTCGTCGAGCTGGGTCACGACGTCGTCCTGCTCCTCGACTCGCTCACCGCGCTGGCCCGCGCCTACAACGTCGCCGGCGCGACGACGGGGCGGATCCTCGCCGGCGGGCTCGACGCGGGCGCGCTGCACCCGCCGAAGGCGCTCTTCGGCGCGGCCCGCAAGATCGAGAACGGCGGGTCGCTGACCATCGTCGCCACGGCCGTCGCCGACACGTCGTCGCGTCTGGACGAGGCCGTCCTCGAGGAGCTGCGCGGCACCGCCAACGCCGAGCTGCACCTGGCCCGCGACCTCACCGACCGCCGCGACGTCGTCCCCGTCGACGTCAACGCCTCCGGCACCCGCCGCGAGGAGCAGCTGCTCGGTGGCGAGCAGCTCGACGCGGTGTGGAAGCTGCGCCGGGTCCTGCGCACGCTCGAGCCGGAGAAGGCGCTCGACCTGCTGCTGACGCGGCTGCGCAAGTCGCGCAGCAACGCCGAGTTCCTCAGGACGGTCCAGAGCACCTCGCCGAGCGCGCTCGGCGCCGACGCCTGA
- a CDS encoding homoserine kinase — protein sequence MSTLPAGTAVHVRVPASSANLGPGFDSVGLALGVWDEVTVTVTDHGGLVVDVEGEGAADVPRDAEHLVVRSLVAGLASLDVPVPEHLHLRAVGRIPHGRGLGSSASAIVAGVAAAHALVAATGGAPYGDAVLEGDDLALDLAAVADLASRLEGHPDNATASVYGGLTVSWTADPGDPREGRTATARVAVGEGLDAVVLVPTTRLATHTARAVLPATVAHHEAAQQAGRAALLALAVTGRPELLLPATRDWLHQEQRRPAFAATMALVDDLRARGHAAVVSGAGPAVLVLTPAAATDDVTCDDPAWRRIVPGVPTTGVHARRVLA from the coding sequence GTGAGCACCCTGCCCGCCGGCACGGCCGTCCACGTCCGGGTCCCCGCCAGCAGCGCCAACCTCGGGCCCGGCTTCGACTCGGTCGGTCTCGCGCTGGGCGTCTGGGACGAGGTCACCGTCACCGTCACCGACCACGGCGGTCTCGTCGTCGACGTCGAGGGGGAGGGTGCGGCCGACGTCCCCCGCGACGCCGAGCACCTCGTCGTCCGCTCGCTCGTCGCCGGGCTGGCCTCGCTCGACGTCCCCGTCCCCGAGCACCTGCACCTGCGGGCCGTGGGGCGGATCCCGCACGGGCGGGGGCTGGGCTCCTCCGCGTCGGCCATCGTCGCCGGGGTCGCGGCGGCGCACGCGCTCGTCGCGGCGACCGGCGGGGCGCCGTACGGCGACGCGGTCCTGGAGGGCGACGACCTCGCCCTCGACCTCGCGGCGGTCGCCGACCTCGCCAGCCGCCTCGAGGGGCACCCCGACAACGCGACCGCGAGCGTGTACGGCGGCCTCACCGTCTCGTGGACGGCCGACCCCGGCGACCCGCGCGAGGGCCGGACGGCGACGGCGCGGGTCGCCGTCGGCGAAGGGCTCGACGCCGTCGTCCTCGTCCCCACGACGCGGCTGGCCACCCACACCGCCCGCGCGGTCCTGCCGGCGACCGTCGCCCACCACGAGGCGGCCCAGCAGGCCGGCCGGGCCGCGCTGCTCGCCCTCGCCGTCACCGGCCGGCCCGAGCTGCTGCTGCCCGCGACCCGCGACTGGCTGCACCAGGAGCAGCGTCGGCCGGCGTTCGCGGCGACGATGGCCCTCGTCGACGACCTGCGCGCCCGCGGGCACGCCGCGGTCGTGTCCGGCGCCGGCCCGGCGGTCCTCGTGCTCACCCCCGCGGCGGCCACCGACGACGTGACCTGCGACGACCCCGCATGGCGGCGGATCGTGCCGGGTGTCCCGACGACCGGGGTGCACGCCCGTCGGGTGCTAGCCTGA
- the rpmE gene encoding 50S ribosomal protein L31: MKKDLHPQYLETTVSCTCGNTFTTRSTKSNGTINAEVCSQCHPFYTGKQKILDTGGRVARFEARYGKRAAK; the protein is encoded by the coding sequence ATGAAGAAGGACCTGCACCCGCAGTACCTGGAGACCACCGTCTCCTGCACCTGTGGCAACACGTTCACGACCCGCAGCACCAAGAGCAACGGCACCATCAACGCCGAGGTGTGCTCGCAGTGCCACCCGTTCTACACGGGCAAGCAGAAGATCCTCGACACCGGTGGCCGCGTGGCCCGGTTCGAGGCCCGCTACGGCAAGCGCGCCGCCAAGTAG
- the prfA gene encoding peptide chain release factor 1: protein MSGEPQAVRTLLEEYGDLERRLADPAVHTDQSLVRTLTKRFAALGPTVAAARELSAAQDDLAAARELATEDASFADEATTLEGTVAAAEERLRHLLVPRDPDDDRDALLEVKAGEGGEESALFAGDLVRMYTRWAERHGWRTEVLDATESDLGGYKDVRIAVKAKGTPGPGEAPYALLRFEGGVHRVQRVPVTESQGRIHTSAAGVLVMPEVEDEGEVEVAPADLRIDVYRSSGPGGQSVNTTDSAVRITHLPTGVVVSCQNEKSQLQNKESAMRVLRARLHQLAREEAEAKAGEARRSQVRTVDRSERIRTYNFPENRISDHRTGYKSHNLDAVLDGDLDAVVASCVEADEQARLAAIGEQ, encoded by the coding sequence ATGAGCGGTGAGCCGCAGGCGGTCCGGACCCTGCTGGAGGAGTACGGCGACCTCGAGCGCCGGCTCGCCGACCCCGCCGTCCACACCGACCAGTCCCTCGTGCGGACGCTCACCAAGCGCTTCGCCGCGCTCGGGCCCACCGTCGCCGCGGCCCGGGAGCTGAGCGCCGCCCAGGACGACCTGGCCGCCGCGCGCGAGCTCGCGACCGAGGACGCGTCGTTCGCCGACGAGGCGACGACGCTCGAGGGCACGGTGGCCGCCGCCGAGGAGCGGCTGCGGCACCTGCTCGTCCCGCGCGACCCCGACGACGACCGCGACGCGCTGCTCGAGGTCAAGGCGGGCGAGGGCGGCGAGGAGTCGGCCCTCTTCGCCGGCGACCTCGTGCGGATGTACACCCGCTGGGCCGAGCGGCACGGCTGGCGCACCGAGGTCCTCGACGCCACCGAGTCCGACCTCGGCGGCTACAAGGACGTGCGGATCGCGGTCAAGGCCAAGGGCACCCCGGGGCCCGGCGAGGCGCCGTACGCCCTCCTGCGCTTCGAGGGAGGGGTGCACCGCGTCCAGCGGGTCCCCGTCACCGAGAGCCAGGGGCGCATCCACACCAGCGCCGCCGGCGTCCTGGTCATGCCCGAGGTCGAGGACGAGGGGGAGGTCGAGGTCGCCCCGGCCGACCTGCGCATCGACGTCTACCGCAGCTCCGGCCCGGGCGGGCAGAGCGTCAACACGACGGACTCGGCGGTGCGGATCACCCACCTGCCGACCGGCGTCGTCGTCTCCTGCCAGAACGAGAAGAGCCAGCTGCAGAACAAGGAGTCGGCGATGCGCGTGCTGCGCGCCCGGCTGCACCAGCTGGCCCGCGAGGAGGCCGAGGCGAAGGCCGGCGAGGCCCGTCGCAGCCAGGTGCGCACCGTCGACCGCAGCGAGCGGATCCGCACCTACAACTTCCCGGAGAACCGGATCAGCGACCACCGCACCGGCTACAAGTCGCACAACCTCGACGCCGTCCTCGACGGCGACCTCGACGCCGTCGTCGCCTCGTGCGTCGAGGCCGACGAGCAGGCGCGGCTCGCCGCGATCGGCGAGCAGTGA
- the prmC gene encoding peptide chain release factor N(5)-glutamine methyltransferase — MSEQPELSVAVRRATMRLAEAGVASAPVDALLLAAHLLHEEPAEVRRLMVLRGTPAPAGYDDLVEERATRVPLQHLTGRAGFRRLWLAVGPGVFTPRPETELVVEQALAVLQGRPADADPPVVVDLATGSGAIALAVKDEAPDAAVHAVEVSDLAHGWAVANRDRLGLDVEVRLGDARSAYDDLRGTVDVVTCNPPYIPDGQVPVDPEVRDHDPAVALYGGGGDGLLLPRQLASRAALLLRPGGVLVMEHAETQGASLPRALLARGEWGAVRDHLDLVGRPRVTVAVRAGAAS; from the coding sequence GTGAGCGAGCAGCCCGAGCTGTCCGTCGCCGTCCGCCGGGCGACGATGCGCCTGGCCGAGGCCGGCGTGGCCAGCGCCCCCGTCGACGCGCTGCTCCTCGCCGCGCACCTGCTGCACGAGGAGCCGGCCGAGGTGCGGCGGCTCATGGTGCTGCGCGGCACCCCCGCCCCCGCGGGGTACGACGACCTCGTCGAGGAGCGGGCGACCCGCGTCCCGCTGCAGCACCTCACGGGCCGCGCCGGCTTCCGCCGGCTGTGGCTCGCGGTCGGCCCCGGCGTCTTCACCCCCCGCCCGGAGACCGAGCTCGTCGTCGAGCAGGCCCTCGCCGTCCTCCAGGGTCGGCCCGCGGACGCCGACCCGCCGGTCGTCGTCGACCTCGCCACCGGCTCCGGCGCCATCGCGCTCGCGGTCAAGGACGAGGCACCGGACGCCGCCGTGCACGCCGTCGAGGTGAGCGACCTCGCCCACGGGTGGGCGGTGGCCAACCGCGACCGGCTGGGGCTCGACGTCGAGGTCCGCCTCGGCGACGCCCGGTCGGCGTACGACGACCTGCGCGGCACCGTCGACGTCGTGACGTGCAACCCGCCGTACATCCCCGACGGGCAGGTGCCCGTCGACCCGGAGGTCCGCGACCACGACCCGGCCGTCGCGCTCTACGGCGGCGGGGGCGACGGCCTGCTGCTGCCGCGCCAGCTCGCCTCGCGCGCCGCGCTGCTGCTGCGCCCCGGCGGGGTGCTCGTCATGGAGCACGCCGAGACCCAGGGCGCCTCGTTGCCGCGGGCGCTGCTCGCGAGGGGGGAGTGGGGTGCGGTGCGCGACCACCTCGACCTCGTCGGGCGGCCGCGGGTGACCGTCGCCGTGCGCGCCGGGGCCGCGTCCTAA
- the lysA gene encoding diaminopimelate decarboxylase — translation MRAHEAGALHADGYGRPSWLAVPGDVNDLVPALWAGSVERGADGALTVGGTSVLDLAREHGTPAYVLDEDDFRTRARAFRDAWATAYGPLAGADVYYAGKAFLCTQVARWVRDEGLHLDVCSGGELAVAQRAGMPPERIGVHGNNKSMAELERAVALGVGRVVVDSAEEIERLAAVAQRLGTTARVMVRVTVGVEAHTHEFIATAHEDQKFGFSLGSGAAADAVRRILAHAPHLELVGLHSHIGSQIFDTAGFEVSARRVLGLHAAVAQEHGVRLPELDLGGGFGIAYTTEHDPLPPHELASGMAAIVERECRGLGVPVPRVSVEPGRAIAGPSTFTLYEVGTVKQVDLDGGARRAYVSVDGGMSDNIRTALYEASFSCTLASRRSEAPPRLSRVVGKHCESGDIVVMDEFLPADVRPGDLLAVPGTGAYCRALSSQYNHVPRPPVLAVRDGVSRVIVRRETVEDLLALDVP, via the coding sequence ATGCGCGCGCACGAGGCCGGAGCCCTGCACGCCGACGGCTACGGGCGGCCCTCGTGGCTCGCCGTGCCGGGCGACGTCAACGACCTCGTGCCCGCCCTGTGGGCCGGCTCGGTCGAGCGCGGCGCCGACGGCGCGCTCACCGTCGGCGGCACGAGCGTCCTCGACCTCGCCCGCGAGCACGGCACCCCCGCCTACGTCCTCGACGAGGACGACTTCCGCACCCGGGCCCGGGCCTTCCGCGACGCCTGGGCGACGGCGTACGGGCCCCTCGCCGGCGCCGACGTCTACTACGCGGGCAAGGCGTTCCTGTGCACCCAGGTCGCCCGGTGGGTGCGCGACGAGGGGCTGCACCTCGACGTCTGCTCCGGCGGTGAGCTCGCCGTCGCGCAGCGGGCCGGCATGCCGCCCGAGCGGATCGGCGTGCACGGCAACAACAAGTCGATGGCCGAGCTCGAGCGGGCCGTCGCGCTGGGGGTGGGGCGGGTCGTCGTCGACTCGGCCGAGGAGATCGAGCGGCTGGCCGCCGTCGCGCAGCGGCTCGGCACGACCGCGCGGGTCATGGTGCGGGTCACCGTCGGCGTCGAGGCGCACACCCACGAGTTCATCGCGACGGCCCACGAGGACCAGAAGTTCGGCTTCTCGCTCGGCTCCGGCGCGGCCGCCGACGCCGTACGCCGCATCCTCGCCCACGCCCCGCACCTGGAGCTCGTCGGCCTGCACAGCCACATCGGCAGCCAGATCTTCGACACCGCGGGCTTCGAGGTCAGCGCCCGCCGCGTCCTCGGCCTGCACGCCGCGGTCGCGCAGGAGCACGGGGTGCGGCTGCCCGAGCTCGACCTCGGGGGTGGCTTCGGGATCGCCTACACGACCGAGCACGACCCGCTGCCGCCGCACGAGCTGGCCTCGGGGATGGCGGCCATCGTCGAGCGCGAGTGCCGGGGTCTCGGCGTGCCGGTCCCGCGGGTGTCGGTCGAGCCGGGGCGCGCCATCGCCGGCCCGTCGACCTTCACGCTCTACGAGGTCGGCACGGTCAAGCAGGTCGACCTCGACGGCGGGGCGCGGCGCGCCTACGTCTCCGTCGACGGCGGGATGAGCGACAACATCCGCACCGCGCTGTACGAGGCCTCGTTCTCGTGCACCCTCGCCTCGCGCCGCAGCGAGGCCCCGCCGCGGCTCTCCCGGGTCGTCGGGAAGCACTGCGAGAGCGGCGACATCGTCGTCATGGACGAGTTCCTCCCCGCCGACGTCCGCCCCGGCGACCTGCTCGCCGTCCCGGGCACCGGGGCCTACTGCCGGGCCCTGTCCAGCCAGTACAACCACGTCCCGCGCCCACCGGTGCTCGCCGTCCGGGACGGGGTCTCGCGGGTGATCGTGCGTCGCGAGACCGTCGAGGACCTCCTCGCGCTGGACGTCCCGTGA
- a CDS encoding peptidase E, whose translation MTHEPDSPGQVLAFSGLLEREPHEPLGFRLLRHAFSLVPPVRVAGRALRVCYVPTAMGDHPDAVAATRASYGRHAPDVELSVLTLFPQPSHVDVAAHLLAQDVVHVEGGSVVNLVAVWRAHGLPDVLRRCWEGGAVLTGASAGSLCWHLGGPTDSYGDALDPFTDGLGLLPFANGVHDDLAYQPRYDVLRRLVADGTLPTAYATQDGVGLHYVGTRLHEVVTLRPRSSAFRVEPDGAGGWREERLPARVLG comes from the coding sequence GTGACCCACGAGCCCGACTCCCCCGGCCAGGTCCTCGCCTTCAGCGGTCTGCTCGAGCGGGAGCCGCACGAGCCGCTGGGCTTCCGGCTGCTCCGGCACGCGTTCTCGCTCGTCCCGCCGGTCCGGGTCGCCGGCCGCGCGCTGCGGGTCTGCTACGTCCCGACCGCCATGGGCGACCACCCCGACGCGGTGGCGGCGACGAGGGCGTCGTACGGGCGCCACGCGCCGGACGTCGAGCTGTCGGTGCTCACCCTCTTCCCGCAGCCGAGCCACGTGGACGTCGCCGCCCACCTCCTGGCGCAGGACGTCGTCCACGTCGAGGGCGGCAGCGTCGTCAACCTCGTGGCGGTGTGGCGGGCGCACGGCCTGCCCGACGTGCTGCGCCGCTGCTGGGAGGGCGGGGCGGTCCTCACCGGCGCGAGCGCCGGCTCGCTGTGCTGGCACCTCGGCGGCCCGACGGACTCGTACGGCGACGCGCTCGACCCCTTCACCGACGGGCTCGGCCTGCTGCCCTTCGCCAACGGGGTGCACGACGACCTCGCCTACCAGCCGCGGTACGACGTCCTGCGCCGCCTCGTCGCCGACGGCACCCTGCCGACGGCGTACGCGACCCAGGACGGCGTCGGGCTGCACTACGTCGGGACGCGGCTGCACGAGGTCGTCACGCTGCGGCCGCGGTCGAGCGCCTTCCGGGTCGAGCCGGACGGGGCGGGCGGGTGGCGCGAGGAGCGCCTCCCCGCCCGCGTCCTGGGGTGA
- a CDS encoding response regulator transcription factor has product MEPVLAQGDDGPGWVLVADDTESIRLLVRVNLELEGWTVVDRPDGDSARALLDESALGGRLPRVVVLDAQMEPGDGWSVLAHIRAVAALAPLPVVMATAAIQDHERKRAVAMGVDAFLPKPFDPEALVDLVAGLARDGRPPVGTGAGP; this is encoded by the coding sequence GTGGAACCGGTGCTGGCGCAGGGCGACGACGGGCCGGGCTGGGTCCTGGTCGCCGACGACACGGAGTCGATCCGGCTCCTCGTCCGGGTCAACCTCGAGCTCGAGGGGTGGACGGTGGTCGACCGCCCCGACGGCGACTCGGCCCGGGCCCTGCTCGACGAGTCGGCCCTCGGCGGCCGGCTGCCGCGGGTCGTCGTCCTCGACGCGCAGATGGAGCCCGGCGACGGCTGGTCGGTCCTCGCGCACATCCGCGCCGTCGCGGCCCTCGCGCCCCTGCCGGTCGTCATGGCCACCGCCGCGATCCAGGACCACGAGCGCAAGCGGGCGGTCGCCATGGGGGTCGACGCGTTCCTGCCCAAGCCGTTCGACCCCGAGGCGCTCGTCGACCTCGTCGCCGGCCTGGCCCGTGACGGGCGGCCGCCGGTCGGCACCGGGGCGGGCCCCTAG